The DNA segment CGGTGTCGATGACATTGAATTCTTCGTAGGCGAACTGATCCTGGCGCAGCTTACCCAGGCGCACGTTCGGCTCCAGCATGACCTGGCCGCCGGACGGGTCGAGATCGCCACCGAGGATTTTCATGAAGGTCGACTTGCCGCAACCGTTGGCACCGATCAAACCATAACGGTTACCGGCGCCGAACTTGACCGAGACGTTCTCAAACAGCGGCTTGGCGCCGAACTGCATGGTGATGTTAGCTGTGGAGATCAATTACTTTACCTATCAATAGCTTGGGGTGCGCTTATTTGGGCCGGGACCCATTCGGAGCCCGGGCCAACGGGCATGCGTCAACAGCGACATCAAGGCGTGAAGCCCAGTCGCCGAGCAGAAAATATGGGGTGTATGTTGGAATTTGGCGCGCATTGTCGCATATGTGCGGCGTGAGTTATATGACAGGCAGGCGTGTCGGGCCGCTGGAAGTGCCTGGTTTGTCTTTTTTTTGCGGAAATCCTTACAAAAAGCATCGAGTTGTATCGAAACTGTATCGGCCGTCCGATCTGTGTTTGTTAACAGTTGAACATGCAATGACCGTGGATTAAGTTTCCAGCGTTCGCCCTGCAGTGATGGCTCTTTACCGGTTCAAGGATGGCGAGGCTGTCGGTGCGGGGCGGACTCCCTTCTGTTTTCTTGACGACGCTCATCGCCATCGTGTTGCGCACGTTCAATGGTTTGGAGACGCAATGGACACGCTGTCTGCTCAACAGGCAATCGCCAGCAACAAGGCCGCCTGGAACGAATCCGCCGAACACCACAAAGCTACCGAGCACTGGCAAAGCCTGCTCGCGGATGTCGGCGCGCCTGATTTCTCCTGCCTGGATCCCACCCTGACCACCCTGTTAATGCAGGTGGGCGTCAAGGGGCGGGACGCCGTGCAACTGGGTTGCAATAACGGCCGTGAAAGCCTGTCGCTGTATGGGCTGGGCGCCAGCAGTGTGGTGGGGGTCGACCAGTCCGATGCATTTCTGGCACAGGCGGCGGAGCTGGCCAGTCGCTCACCCCATGCGCCCGAGTTTATCGAAGCCGATATTCATCATTTGCCCGAGCGGTTGCAGGGGCGTTTTGATATCGCCCTGATCACCATCGGGGTGTTGGGTTGGATGCCGGATATCGGGCTATTCATGGGGCATGTCGCCAGCACCCTCAAAGACGGCGGGACGCTGGTGATCTACGAGACTCATCCGATCCTGGAAGTGTTCGACCCCGCAGCGCCGAACCCGATGCTGCCGGTCACCTCATATTTTCGCCGCGAGCCTTTTGTGCAGCACGAGGCGATTGTCTATGAGGGGCCGAGTAACAGCGCAGTCGCGGCGTCTTACTGGTTCGTGCACACCTTAGGCGAGGTTGTCAGCGCGGCCATCGCGGCAGGCTTGCAGATCAGCCACCTGCAGGAGTACCCGCACTCCAATCGCGAAGAGCTCTACGACCAGTACGAGAACCAGGCGGCGCAACTGCCGATGTGCTACACCCTGACCGCCGTCAAGCGCCCGGCCTGAAGGCAAAAAAAAGGCCCGCTGGGGCGGCGGGCCAAGGGATTCATCTGAGGAGTTGGGTCTAACCTAGCGCGCCAAACGTGAATACTTCGTGAAAATCCTGTCGCAAAAACGAATGCCCCTCATCCGTTCATGACCGGCGTACGAAAGTGCGCATTGTCTGCCCTGGCGTCGTACTGAAACGCGTCGGCCGGGGCATGCCTTCATCCGCCGCGATAAACACGAAGCGCTCATCATCCAGGGTGTAGCTGGCGGGCAGGTGCTTTCCGGCGTCGGCACCGATGGCGTCGATCCAGGTGATGCTCTTGGGCGTGGTGCTGGCGTCCAGGGTAAAACTGCCCTGCAGTAATACCTCGCCATCTTGGGTCATGACCCGAAACTGATCCCCCTCGATTGTGGTCAGCGCACCGGGCGCACTGTGTTCATCCGGTGGGTTGGCGATGCCGCTGTCTTCCAGGGCGATTTGTTCCCAGGTGCCTTGCAGGGCTTGTTTGTCCTGTTCGGTCGGGCACGGCGTGGTGCGGGGAGGGGACGTGGGCATATAAAAATTCCTTTTTTAATGAGGCATAAATGGCGGGACCGCCCACAGCAGCAATGCGCCCTGGCAAATTCCGTTCAAAGGTATGGCAGAAAACTTCCTCAAGGTCTGTCCCGGTCGGTTTTTCCTTTGCCAGCAGCTATTTAAAGCGGTTCTGACATGTCGTTATCCCGATGTTTTCCGATATGTCGTCTACGCTGATCAATGCCTTATACGACATTATTTTTTCTGAAGGAAAACAATCTGAATGGGGTAGGGATTTTTTCAGTGACGCAATGGTCGGATGACCGTTGCCTCGTGTCGTACTGGCCATATCCAGGGCGTTGTCCCTGTATTTTCAGTTGGTTATTCAGATCTATTGTGTAGTGGGCAGCCAGCGTCCACTTCTAAAAGGGTGTCCCCATTTTGAACAGAACTCCCCAGGTGCAAGCTCCCGTGGTGTCCGATGAAATTGATTTATTTGATCTGTTCCACTCGATCTGGCGACAAAAGAAACTGGTTATCGGCTGTACCCTGTTTGCCGGCCTGATTGGCGTTGGCTACGCGTTGCTGGCACCCCGTGAGTACCAGGTCAGCAGCGTGCTGCGCCCGGCGGCTATCAATGAGCTGGATGCCCTCAATCGCTCCGAAGTCTATAAGTTGCCGCCGGCGGACGCACTGGCCAAAGTCGGCGCGCAACTGGACTCGTATGACGCGCGACTGGGGTTCTTCAAGGCCAACCCGGCGTTGTTCCAGGCGTTTCAGGAGCCAGGGCGCAGCCTTGAACAGAGTTTTGAAGCGTTCAACCGTAACTCGATCAAGCTGATCCTGCCCGACCCGAAAAAATCCGACTCCCTGAGCAGCTATATTCGTCTTGAGCTGCAATACCCCACGGACGTTGACGGGGTGGCGATTCTCAACGGTTTTGTCGACTACGCCATTGCGCAAGAGCGTGAGCAGGTGGGCGCCGACCTCAAGGTGATCGTCAACAACCGCCTCACCGAGCTCAAGGGCAAGATTGATGCAGCGCGCTCCAATTATGAAACCGACAAGGAATCGAAGATCGCCAAGCTGCTGGAGGGCGACAAGCTCAAACGCGCACAGCTGGAAGATGAACTCAGTGCCCTGCGCCTACAGATGAAAATGCAGCGTTCCAACCGCCTGGCAGAGTTGAACGAAGCGATCTCGATTGCCAAGTCCATGGGTATCAAGAGCCCGACCACACCCTCGTCTATGGCCGATGCCGGGCGTAGTGGCTCCAGTCAGGTGATGCGTACCGAGGTCAATAATCAGCAGATTCCCCTGTACTTCCTCGGCACCGACGCCCTCGAAGCCGAGCGCAGGGCTTTGCAGCAGCGGACCAGCGATGACTTCACCAGTAGCCGTGTTGCGGAAATCGGCAAGGAGCTGCAACTGCTGGAGGTCAATCGCCAAGTCGAAGTCCTGAAGCGGCGGGGCAATGAAGATATTTTCCTGCAGGACGTCGAGCCCTTGCGTGCTGAAGTGGCACGCCTGCGTGGCCTGAATATTGATATGAGTGCGTTGAAACTGGTGACGATTGACCGGCGCGCGCAAGAGCCGCTGAGCCCGATCAAACCGAAAAAAGTCCTGGTGGTTGCATTGAGCCTGGCAGTCGGCTTGCTGCTGGGGATGTTCGTTGCGCTGGTTCGCCATCTGGTCTTGACGCGGCGCCAGACTGTGGCCTATTCAGGCCTGGACGATGACCGTTTTACCCGGCGTGAACGCAAGGATGAGCCGCCATTGGGCTGAGTCACACCGGACCTTTCCCGGGCTGCGTCGCAGCCCGGCACTCCCGCCACCGCCCGTTCGAGGTGGCGCGGCTATACAGTCGGAAGACACCTTTTCACAATTCTTAGTTAACCTTTGGTTACAAACTATGGCTAAAATAACTGCCATTGGCCACTATCCGAATTGTCTCCAAGACGGTCGTGGGTCTGTTAATGAATTGTGATTTCAGGTGCTGCATTTTCCATCCCCAGCCCGGTAGGGCCTGGCGGAGCAGCCTGTACTCTTCTGATATGTGACGAATTCTCGTGAAACTCATTATTGTTGCTCTGTACGTTGCGTCCATTGCGTATGTCCATCTGCGTGGCCGGGTGCGACATAAGCTGGGCCGTCAATTAAGCGACCACTCCACCTTCCTCGCCCCGGTCAATTGCTTCCTTTACCTGTTCTCCAAGCTGCCCGGCCGGCCGTACCTTGCCCCCAGTGACTTCCCCGACCTGAGCCCGCTCCAGGAGCATTGGCAGGAGATCCGCGAGGAAGGCCAGAACCTGATGCGCGCCGGCGAGATCAAGCGCTCCGACCAATACAACGACGTTGGCTTCAACTCGTTTTTCAAATCGGGCTGGAAGCGTTTCTACCTCAAGTGGTACGGCGACAGTCACCCCTCGGCCATGAAGCTGTGCCCGCGCACTACCGAGCTGGTGCAAAGTATCGGCTCGATCAAGGCGGCGATGTTTGCCGAACTGCCGCCAGGTTCCAGGCTGGTCCGCCATCGCGATCCTTATGCTGGCTCCTATCGCTACCACCTGGGGCTGGATACGCCCAACGATCCAGGCTGCTACATCAACGTGGACGGTGAGAATTATTACTGGCGTGACGGCGAAGCGGTGATGTTCGATGAGACCTACATCCACTACGCCGAAAACACCACGGCGCAAAACCGTATCATTCTGTTCTGCGATATCGAGCGACCGATGAAATATCGTTGGGCGGCAGCGTTCAATCGCTGGTTCAGCCGCAACGTCATGGCGGCCGCCGGCTCACCCAATGATGCCGGGGACAAGACCGGTGGCTTGAACCGCGCTTTCACCCGCCTGTACAAGATCCGCTTGCGGGGCAAGGAGCTGAAAAAGCGTAACCGCACCCGCTATTACCTGGAAAAGTGGGCGATCTTTGCCGGTTTGGCAGTGATTTTTATCCTGATCTGAGCATCAGCCCCCTTGCCATCGGCGGGGGGCTTTATTCTGGCGGCTGGGCCCCCAGTTTCTGCCACATCTTCTTGCTGAGCCGTTGGCGGTTGGCATAACCCGCCCAGGGATCAGCTTTCAGGCTGTTTAAGCGCGCCTGCAAATTCGTCACATTCCATTGCTGGGCGCTGCGCAGGCTGTCGAGTTCATCTCGGCTGATGGGCACGGAAACCGGCAGCCCCGGGCGGGCGCGTACCGAATAGGCGGCGACGGTGCTGGCACCGCGGCCATTGCGCAGGTAGTCGATAAAGATCTTGCCGATGCGGTTTTTGGGGCCGCTGGTGGCGGTAAAACGCTCCGGCAGTTGCTGTGTCATGAACAGCGCAATGGCCTTGGCGAAGGCTTTCACCGTGTCCCAGCCATCCCGGCGCGCCAACGGCACAATCAGGTGCAAGCCCTTGCCGCCACTGGTCTTGATATAGGCAGTCAGGCCCAGTTCATCCAGCACCGACAACACCAGTTGCGCTGCCTCCAACATGCTCTTCCAGGGCAGCGCCGGGTCCGGGTCCAGATCGAGTACAAACAGGTCCGGGGTGTCGATTTTGTCGACCGTGGCCCCCCAGGTGTGCAGCTCAATCGCGCCCATTTGTACGGCGCCGATCAATGCCGCGAGGTTATGAATTTCCATCAGGCGCGCATGGCCGGGGTCGAGGGCCTGATCCAATTGAGTGATAAGGGGAATGGCCAGGCGCTCGCTGTGTTTCTGGAAAAACTGCTCGCCGTCGACCCCTTCGGGTGCCCGCAGGAGTGCGACCGGGCGATGGCGCAAGTGGGGCAGGAGCCACTCGCTGATATCTTCGTAGAATCGGGCCAGTTGCGCCTTTTGTGTGCCACTGGTGGGATCAATGATTCTCTCGGGGTGGGTAATGCGGATCTGTGAAACACGGCTTTGCGCCAGTGGTGGCTCGTGCACAATCTGCTCCTGTGGTTTATCGCTGCGCAGGCCAACAAAGGCAGCCTGGCGCACCAGGCCTTCGCGGGTCCATTCGGCAAATTGCACTTCGGCCACCAACTGCGGCCTTATCCAGTGCACGCCACGGGCCTGGGCGGCGGTCACGGGGTTGGCCAAGGGCGAGGATTGCCGGGCCAGGGGCTGCATTTTTTTATACAGCGTTTGCAGGGTTGCCTGATCGAAGCCGGTCCCCACGCGCCCGGCATACACCAGGGCACGGTCCGCGTGGACTGCCAGCAGCAGCGCGCCAAACCCGCTGCGTGAACCCTGGGGGCGGGTGTAGCCGACGATTACGAACTCCTGGCGCCGGCGGCATTTGAGCTTGATCCAATCGGCGCTGCGCGTGGAACTGTAGGGGCTGCCGGCGCGCTTGCCGATCACACCTTCCAGGCCCAGGCTGCAGGCGCTGTGCAAGATATCGTGATGATCAGCCGCGAAGGCTTCGGAAAAGCGCAGCAATGGGCTCTGGTTCCCCGCCAATGCCGCCTTGAGGGCTGCCCGGCGCTCTTGCAGGGCAACACTGCGCTGATCCTGGCCGTGCAAGAACGGCGCGTCGAACAGGTAATACACCAGGTCCTGGCTGCGACCGCTATCGAACGCCTGCTGCAATCCCTGGAAGTCCGGCAGCCCGTCGCGATTGAGGCTGACCACCTCGCCATCGAGCCAGCAGTCCTTGAGTTTCAGCGCCGCGAGGGCTTTGACCTGGCGGGGCAGGCGATCGCTCCAGTCATGGCCGTTGCGGGTAAACAGGTGCACATGGCCATCGCGTACCCGCGCCAGGATCCGGTAGCCGTCGAATTTGATTTCGTAATGCCAGTCGCCAGCCGGGGCGCGGTCTACCAGGGTCGCCAGTTGCGGCGCCATTTGGTCGGGCAGGGTGGGCTGGCGGGTCTTAGGCTGGCCTACCCGCGCATTGCTCAAGACACTCGTGGGCTGGGCCTGGACGATGTCGTAATCGCTGATGGGGCGCGCCTGTTGATCATTCTCCTTGATCAACAGCCATTGCTCCTTGTCGCCACTGCCTTTGAGCCGAGTGCGCACCAAGGCCCAATCGCCCGCAAGCTTTTCGCCGACCAGGGTGAACTTCAGTTTGCCGGCGGCGTAGGCCTTGTGCGGGTCGTCGTGGGGTTGCCAGATGCCACGGTCCCAGACAATCACGTCACCCGCCCCATACTGGCCGGCGGGGATGCTGCCTTCAAAGGCGCCATAGCTCAACGGATGATCTTCGACATGCACCGCCAGGCGTTTGTGGCTCGGGTCCAGGCTGGGTCCCTTGGGCACTGCCCAGCTTTTTAGCACCCCGTCGAGTTCGAGGCGAAAGTCGTAGTGCAGGTTGCGTGCCGCGTGTTTCTGCACCACAAACGTCAAAGCTAACGCTGGGCGCCGTGCGGGGCTTGACGGCGACGGTTCTGAAGTGACCTTGAAGTTGCGCTTGCGCTGATACTCACTCAGGGGTTTGGGCATGGGGGCGTCCTTTGGGCAAACGGCTCAGGAGGCCTTGGTGGTTTTTTTACGCGCAGCGGGCTTGGCCGTCGATTTGCCGGCCAGGCTGCGCTTGAGCAGCTCCGTGAGGTCGAGTACGTCAGCCGACTTGCGCTCTTGCGCACCGTCCTGGGCCTCGACGTTTTCAATCTTGCCGGCCTTGGCCTTCTTCTTGACCAGGGCCATGATCTTGTCCTGGAAACTGTCGCGGTAGTCGTCCGGTTGCCAGTCGGCACTCATGCCTTCCACCAGGCGCCTGGCCATGTCCCGTTCGCCTTTGGCCAGGCTCGGCTTGATCACGTCCTCGCCCAACTCCAGTTCGTCGAGGCCGCGAACTTCAGCGGGCCAGCGCAACATCACCAGCACCAGCGCTGAATCCAGGGGCATCAGTGCGGCGAGGTGTTGCTTGGTATGCAGTATCACGTTGGCCAGGGCGACCTTGGCGGTCGTGTCCAGGGTTTCACGCAAGAGCGCATAGACCTTGCCGCCGCGTTTGTCCGGGGCCAGGTAGTAGGGGGTGTCGATGTTCTGCAAAGGGATCTGGTCGCGGTCAATAAACGCGATGATCTCTATGGTTTGCGTGGACTTGGGATGGGCAGCGCGAATCTCTTCTTCGCTGAGCACCACGTAGCGGCCTTTCTCATAGGCCACGCCCTTGACGATGTTGTCCTTGGTGACTTCCTTGCCGGTGGTCTTGTTGATGCGCTTATAGCCCACGGGGTCCATGCTGCGTTTGTCCAGCCAGTCGAAATCCACGCCCTGGGCCGAGGTGGCCGAGACCAGCGACACGGGGATGTGTACCAAGCCGAAGCTGATTGCGCCTTTCCATATTGCCCGTGGCATGGCCGTGCTTCCTGATGGGGAATGGTCTTCAGGTGACCTGTAGCCGCTGGCAAAAGTTTCGGCTGTCGGCCGGTTGGCACAGGGGCATTCGAAAAGCCGTGTTACACCTGCCTGGAAAGTATTTAGTTACCAAATCCGAACCCAGGGCGTAGCGTGTTATCGAATGCAGGTATTCCTCGCCCTATAGAGGTTTTGTCATGAACAGCCGTACACGCAGCCTTGCAGTACTGGCCCTGGGCCTTGCCTTGAGTGGCGGGTTGCAGGCGCAAAACCTGCCCGGCAACAACAACCCGTATAACAGCCCGATCAAGCGGGCCAATCCCAATAGCATGCAGGGCACCCAGCCCAATACGCCCGCCGCCCGCGGTACCTACACCGCGCCGGTACCGCGGCCGCCGACCCTGGAAAACGGCGGTATCGGCAATCGCTATCCGCAACGTGATGCAGTGCCCACACGCCCTGCCACCCAACCTTCAGCCCCGACACAAGATGCCAATGGCAATCGCCGGCCCTGAACGCAAGGAACCCCACGTATGTTTCTACGCAAAACCCTTTTAGCGACCTGCTGCGCTGTCGCCCTGGCAAGCGCGCTGCCCGCGTTGGCCGCCGAGACCCGCCAGTTCCCCAGCGAGCAAGGCAGCCTCACCGCGACCCCGATTGTCAAAGGCCTGGACCATCCCTGGGCGGTGGCGTTTTTGCCCGACAAGCAAGGTTTCCTGGTCACCGAGCGGCCAGGCGCGCTGCGCTATGTGAGCAGTGATGGCAAATTATCGGCGCCATTGAGTGGCGTGCCGCAGGTCTGGGCCAAAGGGCAGGGCGGTTTGCTGGATGTGGTGTTGTCACCGGATTTCAAGGAAGACCGCCTGGTCTACCTGTCCTACGCCGAAGGTGGCGGCAAGGGCGGTACGGCCGGCACGGCGGTAGGCCGTGGTCGCTTGAGCGATGACTTGAGCGGCCTCAAGGACTTCCAGGTGATCCTGCGCCAGGAGCCCAAGCTCTCTACCGGTAATCACTTTGGCTCGCGCCTGGTGTTTGACCGAGACGGCTACCTGTTTGTGACCCTGGGCGAGAACAACGATCGGCCCACGGCTCAGGACCTGGACAAGCTGCAAGGCAAGGTGGTGCGCATCTACCCGGATGGTCGCGTGCCGGATGACAACCCGTTTGTCGGCCAGCCGGGAGCGCGGCCGGAGATTTGGTCCTATGGCCAGCGCAACCCACAGGGCGCGGCGCTGAACCCGTGGACTGGCACCCTCTGGGAAAACGAACACGGCCCGCGTGGCGGCGATGAAATCAATATCATCGAACGTGGCAAG comes from the Pseudomonas shahriarae genome and includes:
- the ligD gene encoding DNA ligase D; its protein translation is MPKPLSEYQRKRNFKVTSEPSPSSPARRPALALTFVVQKHAARNLHYDFRLELDGVLKSWAVPKGPSLDPSHKRLAVHVEDHPLSYGAFEGSIPAGQYGAGDVIVWDRGIWQPHDDPHKAYAAGKLKFTLVGEKLAGDWALVRTRLKGSGDKEQWLLIKENDQQARPISDYDIVQAQPTSVLSNARVGQPKTRQPTLPDQMAPQLATLVDRAPAGDWHYEIKFDGYRILARVRDGHVHLFTRNGHDWSDRLPRQVKALAALKLKDCWLDGEVVSLNRDGLPDFQGLQQAFDSGRSQDLVYYLFDAPFLHGQDQRSVALQERRAALKAALAGNQSPLLRFSEAFAADHHDILHSACSLGLEGVIGKRAGSPYSSTRSADWIKLKCRRRQEFVIVGYTRPQGSRSGFGALLLAVHADRALVYAGRVGTGFDQATLQTLYKKMQPLARQSSPLANPVTAAQARGVHWIRPQLVAEVQFAEWTREGLVRQAAFVGLRSDKPQEQIVHEPPLAQSRVSQIRITHPERIIDPTSGTQKAQLARFYEDISEWLLPHLRHRPVALLRAPEGVDGEQFFQKHSERLAIPLITQLDQALDPGHARLMEIHNLAALIGAVQMGAIELHTWGATVDKIDTPDLFVLDLDPDPALPWKSMLEAAQLVLSVLDELGLTAYIKTSGGKGLHLIVPLARRDGWDTVKAFAKAIALFMTQQLPERFTATSGPKNRIGKIFIDYLRNGRGASTVAAYSVRARPGLPVSVPISRDELDSLRSAQQWNVTNLQARLNSLKADPWAGYANRQRLSKKMWQKLGAQPPE
- a CDS encoding Ku protein, encoding MPRAIWKGAISFGLVHIPVSLVSATSAQGVDFDWLDKRSMDPVGYKRINKTTGKEVTKDNIVKGVAYEKGRYVVLSEEEIRAAHPKSTQTIEIIAFIDRDQIPLQNIDTPYYLAPDKRGGKVYALLRETLDTTAKVALANVILHTKQHLAALMPLDSALVLVMLRWPAEVRGLDELELGEDVIKPSLAKGERDMARRLVEGMSADWQPDDYRDSFQDKIMALVKKKAKAGKIENVEAQDGAQERKSADVLDLTELLKRSLAGKSTAKPAARKKTTKAS
- a CDS encoding PQQ-dependent sugar dehydrogenase, whose translation is MFLRKTLLATCCAVALASALPALAAETRQFPSEQGSLTATPIVKGLDHPWAVAFLPDKQGFLVTERPGALRYVSSDGKLSAPLSGVPQVWAKGQGGLLDVVLSPDFKEDRLVYLSYAEGGGKGGTAGTAVGRGRLSDDLSGLKDFQVILRQEPKLSTGNHFGSRLVFDRDGYLFVTLGENNDRPTAQDLDKLQGKVVRIYPDGRVPDDNPFVGQPGARPEIWSYGQRNPQGAALNPWTGTLWENEHGPRGGDEINIIERGKNYGWPLATHGINYSLLPIPEARGKTAEGTVGPHHVWEKSPAISGMAFYDADRFKAWQHNLFIGALASQELIRLQFEGDKVVHEERLLGELKARIRDVRQGPDGFLYILTDEEDGVLYQVGLKQD
- a CDS encoding TIGR03067 domain-containing protein; translated protein: MPTSPPRTTPCPTEQDKQALQGTWEQIALEDSGIANPPDEHSAPGALTTIEGDQFRVMTQDGEVLLQGSFTLDASTTPKSITWIDAIGADAGKHLPASYTLDDERFVFIAADEGMPRPTRFSTTPGQTMRTFVRRS
- a CDS encoding LPS O-antigen chain length determinant protein WzzB, whose product is MNRTPQVQAPVVSDEIDLFDLFHSIWRQKKLVIGCTLFAGLIGVGYALLAPREYQVSSVLRPAAINELDALNRSEVYKLPPADALAKVGAQLDSYDARLGFFKANPALFQAFQEPGRSLEQSFEAFNRNSIKLILPDPKKSDSLSSYIRLELQYPTDVDGVAILNGFVDYAIAQEREQVGADLKVIVNNRLTELKGKIDAARSNYETDKESKIAKLLEGDKLKRAQLEDELSALRLQMKMQRSNRLAELNEAISIAKSMGIKSPTTPSSMADAGRSGSSQVMRTEVNNQQIPLYFLGTDALEAERRALQQRTSDDFTSSRVAEIGKELQLLEVNRQVEVLKRRGNEDIFLQDVEPLRAEVARLRGLNIDMSALKLVTIDRRAQEPLSPIKPKKVLVVALSLAVGLLLGMFVALVRHLVLTRRQTVAYSGLDDDRFTRRERKDEPPLG
- a CDS encoding class I SAM-dependent methyltransferase; translated protein: MDTLSAQQAIASNKAAWNESAEHHKATEHWQSLLADVGAPDFSCLDPTLTTLLMQVGVKGRDAVQLGCNNGRESLSLYGLGASSVVGVDQSDAFLAQAAELASRSPHAPEFIEADIHHLPERLQGRFDIALITIGVLGWMPDIGLFMGHVASTLKDGGTLVIYETHPILEVFDPAAPNPMLPVTSYFRREPFVQHEAIVYEGPSNSAVAASYWFVHTLGEVVSAAIAAGLQISHLQEYPHSNREELYDQYENQAAQLPMCYTLTAVKRPA
- the lpxO gene encoding lipid A hydroxylase LpxO — encoded protein: MKLIIVALYVASIAYVHLRGRVRHKLGRQLSDHSTFLAPVNCFLYLFSKLPGRPYLAPSDFPDLSPLQEHWQEIREEGQNLMRAGEIKRSDQYNDVGFNSFFKSGWKRFYLKWYGDSHPSAMKLCPRTTELVQSIGSIKAAMFAELPPGSRLVRHRDPYAGSYRYHLGLDTPNDPGCYINVDGENYYWRDGEAVMFDETYIHYAENTTAQNRIILFCDIERPMKYRWAAAFNRWFSRNVMAAAGSPNDAGDKTGGLNRAFTRLYKIRLRGKELKKRNRTRYYLEKWAIFAGLAVIFILI